The Fortiea contorta PCC 7126 genome has a segment encoding these proteins:
- a CDS encoding DUF4359 domain-containing protein: protein MKASTIITYLGVAALAILGVTMARTNPSQAEYEDYAVQRLTEYLKTDVCKKTQGFIESLINFKCEKVVESVSPQMRGIIAGTTKQQDFLIFSIYSTDLKLNSGIPSYKFETVGAFNNFYTYSAKEQ from the coding sequence ATGAAAGCCTCGACCATCATCACATATCTGGGAGTAGCAGCACTAGCCATTCTAGGAGTAACAATGGCCAGAACAAATCCTAGTCAGGCTGAATATGAAGATTATGCCGTGCAACGGCTGACAGAATACTTAAAAACTGACGTTTGTAAAAAAACTCAAGGATTTATCGAAAGCTTAATCAATTTTAAGTGCGAGAAAGTAGTTGAGTCAGTCAGTCCACAAATGCGAGGAATTATTGCGGGGACAACGAAGCAGCAAGATTTTCTGATTTTTAGTATTTACAGTACAGATTTAAAGCTCAATTCTGGAATACCATCTTACAAATTTGAGACGGTGGGAGCATTTAATAACTTTTATACTTATTCTGCTAAGGAGCAGTAG
- a CDS encoding COG3650 family protein translates to MSCAAVLGFIASLLTNNTSTAHEIAQTARVENFVARGTEPFWNLTLSKSGIIYSVPDGKKQTFPYVTPLAASGRTADFVRVYQFRGRGNNTLIIKKVNTCSDGMSDQNYPYSATLILGNQVLEGCAEKK, encoded by the coding sequence ATGTCTTGTGCTGCTGTACTCGGATTTATTGCTAGTTTACTGACTAACAATACTAGTACTGCTCACGAAATTGCACAAACTGCTAGAGTTGAAAATTTTGTCGCTAGGGGTACAGAACCATTTTGGAATCTTACTCTCAGCAAGAGTGGAATCATCTATTCTGTACCAGATGGCAAAAAGCAAACTTTCCCCTACGTTACACCTCTAGCTGCAAGCGGACGTACAGCTGACTTTGTGAGAGTATACCAATTTAGAGGTAGAGGCAACAATACCTTAATTATTAAGAAAGTTAATACTTGTAGTGACGGTATGTCAGACCAAAATTATCCTTACTCAGCAACTCTCATTTTGGGTAATCAGGTTTTAGAAGGTTGCGCTGAGAAAAAATGA
- a CDS encoding non-ribosomal peptide synthetase gives MNTYTLNTNNSQVTDQPQKHEKILDELRLIIANLLKSEPEEISIHTPFLEMGADSIVLVDAMRHIESTFGVKIAIRQLFEELTTLNALAIYIDANVCIEPAKIPVQEQVIAKTATAETISETFVETVIRQQFELMSQQLAILRASGLSADLNLALNSHGESQSLNYRAAETIPEFKSVAAPKKADASFWRIEQSTAKTLTLQQQNYLDSLIVRYTQQTAQSKHRAQTYRSVLADRRASIGFRPETKEILYPIVGDRSHGAKIWDVDGNEYVDISMGFGVHLFGHDVPFITAAIENQLKQGSQIGPQSQLAGEVAALIGEMTGMERVTFCNSGTEAAMTAMRVARAATGRAKIAIFKGAYHGHFDGTLAIPQTSEDGKLPAQPMVPGVLQNMVDDVLLLTYGAAESLEIIKANADELAAVLVEPVQSRKPELQPREFLQELRHLTQQLNITLIFDEVITGFRVHPRGAQAWFGVDADIVTYGKLIGGGMPIGVIAGKAAYMDKIDGGAWNFGDDSYPEVETTFFAGTFAKHPLTMAATKATLLHLKSQGFALQDKLNQRTSQLAATLNAFFEQENAPVRIVHFSSLFRFTLAGNSSYLYQPLEMDLLYYSLIAKGVYIWEGRTCFLSTAHTDDDIDYVIQAVKESIRELQGAGFFTKTPKLVTQEQLKPVKQPELKPITKIPLSDAQKQLWFLAQMSDRSSLAYNISANIQLRGKLNLAAMRQAVQQVVERHDALRTIISTQGDLQVISPSLTTEVAVIDLPDGEAQLAQWCENESREAFDLNTGPLFRVRILKLAEQLHILAISAHHIITDGWSISLILQEIFTFYTATCQGQVCDLPSPMQYSSYLDWQRQHCETEEMQGHESYWLNKFIHSVPVLDLPTDRPRPPIKSYQGGRQKLLLDASLSYKIKQFSQQHGCTLFMTLLSAYAVLLYRLTHQDDITIGIASAGRSLEGSETLVGYCSHMLPIRGQIIGDATFLEHLKTYKSLLLDAYQHQDYPFAKLIDKLGVKADGGTSPLVNATFNLERPVNIPPVYALASSFLPQSISFADYDIGLNVTEIDHQLLLECDYNADLFDAATIDRILLHYQTLLTGMITSPQTTLSELSLLTAKERQQILVEWNHTQTNFPQHQCIHQIFAQQAQLTPNAVAVEFGEQKLTYRELNNRANQLAHFLQNLGVKPEVIVGICVERSLEMLVAMLGVLKAGGAYLPLDPAYPQERLTHMLSDSQASVLLTTAELANQLPPHAAKLVKLDTDWQIISRNPITNPESFVEPSNLAYVIYTSGSTGKSKGVLIPHKAVVNHNYAIAKNYELKASDRVLQFASFSFDVAAEEIFPTWLSGATLILRPQETLELADFVEFVNQKALTILNLPVAYWQEWVSQMPQISWTENVRLLIVGSDRVPLEKFITWQQQVGKNVSWRNAYGPTEATITATVYGSQLSIGQETAAALFIGRPIANTQIYILDQNLQPVPIGVTGELHIGGDGLARGYLHRPELTAEKFIPDPFSNQPNARLYKTGDLARYKSDGTIEFIGRIDHQVKIRGFRIELGEIEAALSQHAQVRECVVTASDRQQLQAYIVFHPQHNLNSRELHRYLKEKLPEYMIPAAFLQVESIPLTPSGKVDRLTLSHQGVLINNIETKVVSPRNPIEEILVAIWLEVLNLKQIGIHDNFFEIGGNSLLAMQLINQVNAAFSTNIPLRSLFQCSTIAEMGEIVEAHTMDKIQEDTLEQILAEVDELMDTEIEQLLGDF, from the coding sequence ATGAACACATATACTTTAAATACCAATAACTCTCAAGTTACAGACCAACCTCAGAAACACGAAAAAATTCTAGACGAATTACGTTTAATCATCGCTAATCTCCTCAAATCAGAACCAGAAGAAATTAGTATTCACACACCTTTTTTAGAAATGGGTGCAGATTCCATTGTGCTGGTAGATGCGATGCGTCATATTGAAAGTACATTTGGCGTGAAAATTGCTATCCGTCAGTTATTTGAAGAATTAACCACTCTTAATGCGTTAGCTATATATATAGATGCAAATGTTTGTATAGAGCCTGCAAAAATTCCAGTACAAGAACAAGTTATCGCCAAAACTGCAACCGCAGAAACAATATCAGAAACTTTTGTAGAAACAGTTATTCGTCAACAATTTGAGTTGATGTCTCAGCAGTTGGCAATTTTACGAGCTTCGGGTTTATCAGCAGATTTAAATCTTGCTCTCAACTCCCATGGAGAATCACAATCTCTAAATTATAGAGCAGCGGAAACCATACCTGAATTTAAATCAGTAGCAGCACCAAAAAAAGCAGATGCTTCATTTTGGCGAATTGAACAATCTACTGCTAAAACCCTAACTCTACAACAACAAAACTATTTAGACTCGCTGATTGTACGCTATACCCAGCAGACAGCACAATCTAAGCACAGAGCGCAGACTTATCGCTCTGTTTTAGCTGATAGAAGGGCTTCTATCGGTTTTCGCCCAGAAACTAAAGAAATTTTGTATCCTATCGTGGGCGATCGCTCTCATGGTGCTAAAATTTGGGATGTCGACGGTAATGAATACGTCGATATTTCTATGGGTTTTGGTGTCCACCTCTTCGGTCATGATGTTCCCTTCATCACCGCAGCCATAGAAAATCAACTCAAGCAAGGTTCCCAAATCGGTCCCCAATCTCAACTTGCGGGTGAAGTCGCAGCTTTGATTGGCGAAATGACGGGAATGGAAAGAGTTACTTTTTGTAATTCTGGTACGGAAGCGGCGATGACAGCGATGCGCGTAGCCCGTGCAGCCACAGGTCGTGCTAAAATTGCCATTTTCAAGGGCGCTTATCACGGTCACTTTGATGGGACTTTAGCCATACCCCAAACATCAGAGGATGGAAAATTACCAGCACAGCCGATGGTTCCAGGGGTACTGCAAAATATGGTAGATGATGTTTTGCTTTTGACTTATGGTGCGGCTGAATCTCTGGAGATTATCAAAGCAAATGCTGATGAATTAGCAGCCGTTTTAGTTGAACCTGTCCAAAGTCGTAAGCCGGAATTACAACCGAGAGAATTTCTCCAAGAACTGAGACACTTAACACAACAATTAAATATTACCTTGATTTTTGATGAAGTGATTACAGGTTTTCGCGTTCATCCCCGTGGTGCCCAAGCGTGGTTTGGTGTAGATGCAGATATTGTCACCTATGGTAAGTTAATAGGTGGGGGAATGCCGATTGGGGTAATTGCAGGGAAAGCTGCTTATATGGATAAGATTGACGGTGGCGCCTGGAATTTTGGTGATGATTCTTATCCAGAGGTAGAAACAACATTTTTCGCAGGAACTTTTGCCAAGCATCCGTTAACAATGGCTGCAACCAAGGCTACATTATTGCATCTGAAATCTCAAGGGTTTGCTTTACAAGATAAATTAAATCAAAGGACATCTCAGCTAGCAGCGACACTCAACGCTTTTTTTGAACAAGAAAACGCACCTGTCCGCATCGTACACTTTAGCTCACTCTTCCGCTTCACCTTAGCAGGCAATTCCAGTTATCTCTATCAGCCTTTAGAAATGGATTTGCTGTATTACTCTTTAATTGCAAAAGGCGTTTATATTTGGGAAGGACGCACCTGCTTTTTATCTACCGCACACACTGATGATGATATCGATTATGTAATTCAAGCCGTTAAAGAGAGTATACGGGAATTGCAAGGCGCGGGTTTTTTTACCAAAACCCCAAAGTTAGTTACACAAGAGCAACTTAAACCTGTAAAACAGCCAGAATTAAAACCAATAACTAAAATACCCCTCAGCGATGCTCAAAAACAACTCTGGTTTTTAGCGCAAATGAGCGATCGCAGTTCCCTAGCCTACAACATCTCTGCTAACATTCAATTACGCGGTAAACTTAACTTAGCTGCAATGCGTCAAGCAGTACAGCAAGTAGTCGAGCGCCATGATGCTTTACGCACCATCATCAGCACTCAAGGCGATTTACAAGTAATATCACCATCACTAACAACAGAAGTTGCTGTAATTGATTTACCAGACGGTGAAGCACAACTAGCTCAGTGGTGTGAAAATGAAAGTCGGGAAGCTTTCGACCTCAATACAGGGCCTTTATTTCGGGTCAGAATCCTCAAACTAGCAGAGCAGTTACACATCCTGGCTATCAGCGCTCATCACATCATTACTGACGGCTGGTCAATTAGCCTGATTTTACAAGAGATATTCACATTCTACACAGCAACTTGTCAAGGTCAAGTTTGCGATTTGCCATCACCAATGCAATATAGCTCATACCTTGACTGGCAGCGTCAACACTGTGAAACTGAGGAAATGCAAGGCCATGAATCATACTGGCTAAACAAATTTATTCACTCAGTTCCAGTTCTCGACTTACCCACAGACCGCCCGCGTCCACCAATTAAATCATATCAAGGTGGTAGACAAAAGTTACTCCTTGACGCCAGCTTGAGTTATAAAATCAAACAATTCAGCCAGCAGCACGGTTGCACTTTATTTATGACGCTGCTCTCTGCTTACGCAGTCTTACTCTATCGCCTCACCCATCAAGATGATATCACCATCGGCATCGCCTCCGCCGGACGTTCTCTTGAAGGTAGCGAAACATTAGTTGGTTATTGTAGCCACATGCTACCCATACGCGGTCAGATTATCGGTGATGCAACATTCCTTGAACATCTCAAAACTTACAAAAGTTTGTTGTTGGATGCTTACCAACACCAAGATTACCCTTTTGCTAAATTGATTGACAAGTTGGGAGTTAAGGCTGACGGTGGTACTTCTCCTCTAGTGAACGCTACCTTTAATCTGGAGCGTCCTGTAAATATTCCCCCAGTTTACGCTTTGGCGAGCAGCTTTTTACCTCAATCTATCAGTTTTGCTGACTACGATATCGGCTTAAATGTCACCGAGATTGATCATCAACTGCTGTTGGAATGCGACTATAATGCAGACTTGTTTGATGCTGCTACTATTGACCGCATCCTGTTACATTACCAAACCTTGTTGACCGGGATGATTACCAGCCCGCAAACGACTCTATCAGAATTATCCTTGTTGACTGCCAAAGAACGCCAGCAAATTCTGGTTGAGTGGAATCATACCCAAACCAACTTTCCTCAACATCAATGCATTCATCAAATTTTTGCTCAACAAGCGCAATTAACTCCCAATGCTGTCGCTGTAGAATTTGGTGAACAGAAACTCACCTATCGAGAGTTAAACAACCGCGCTAACCAGTTAGCTCATTTTCTCCAAAATTTAGGCGTCAAGCCAGAAGTTATCGTCGGAATTTGCGTTGAACGTTCTCTAGAAATGTTAGTAGCGATGCTTGGTGTTTTAAAAGCTGGTGGTGCTTATCTACCCTTAGACCCAGCTTATCCGCAAGAACGCTTGACCCACATGCTATCTGATTCTCAAGCGTCGGTGTTACTCACCACTGCTGAACTAGCAAATCAACTACCGCCACACGCTGCAAAACTAGTCAAGCTAGACACAGACTGGCAGATTATCTCTCGCAATCCTATCACGAATCCTGAAAGTTTTGTAGAGCCAAGCAACTTAGCTTATGTGATTTATACTTCCGGTTCTACCGGGAAATCCAAAGGCGTGCTGATTCCTCACAAAGCTGTAGTTAATCATAACTACGCTATCGCTAAAAATTATGAACTAAAAGCGAGCGATCGCGTCCTCCAATTTGCTAGCTTTAGTTTTGACGTTGCGGCTGAAGAAATCTTCCCTACTTGGTTGAGTGGTGCGACTTTAATACTGCGTCCTCAAGAAACGCTCGAACTCGCCGATTTTGTCGAATTTGTTAACCAAAAAGCATTAACAATTTTAAACTTACCCGTAGCCTACTGGCAAGAGTGGGTTTCGCAAATGCCTCAAATTAGTTGGACTGAGAATGTCCGCTTACTAATTGTCGGTAGCGACAGGGTACCACTAGAAAAGTTTATCACTTGGCAACAACAAGTAGGTAAAAATGTCAGTTGGCGCAATGCCTATGGCCCCACAGAAGCGACAATCACAGCTACAGTTTACGGTTCTCAATTGAGTATAGGACAAGAAACAGCCGCTGCACTATTTATCGGTCGTCCCATCGCTAACACCCAAATTTATATTCTCGACCAAAATTTGCAACCAGTACCAATTGGTGTCACGGGAGAATTGCATATTGGTGGTGATGGTTTAGCCAGAGGTTATCTCCACCGTCCAGAATTAACCGCCGAAAAATTCATTCCCGACCCCTTCAGCAATCAACCAAACGCCCGCTTATACAAAACAGGAGATTTAGCCCGTTACAAAAGCGATGGTACAATCGAGTTCATTGGTCGCATCGACCACCAAGTGAAAATTCGCGGTTTCCGAATTGAGTTAGGGGAAATTGAAGCAGCCCTGAGTCAACATGCACAAGTCAGGGAGTGTGTAGTTACCGCTAGCGATCGCCAACAACTACAAGCTTACATCGTTTTTCATCCACAACACAATCTCAATAGCAGGGAACTACATCGCTACCTCAAAGAGAAATTACCTGAATATATGATTCCCGCTGCTTTCCTCCAAGTAGAAAGCATACCTCTCACCCCCAGCGGAAAAGTTGACCGTCTCACACTCAGCCATCAGGGCGTTTTGATCAATAATATTGAAACAAAAGTAGTTTCACCCCGCAACCCGATTGAGGAAATACTAGTTGCTATCTGGCTAGAAGTTTTGAACCTAAAACAAATTGGTATCCATGATAACTTCTTTGAAATCGGCGGAAATTCTCTACTAGCAATGCAACTTATCAATCAGGTAAACGCAGCCTTCTCCACCAACATCCCCTTGCGGAGCTTATTTCAATGCTCAACCATCGCGGAAATGGGAGAAATAGTCGAAGCCCACACAATGGACAAAATACAAGAAGATACCCTAGAACAAATATTAGCAGAAGTTGACGAATTGATGGATACAGAAATTGAACAATTGCTTGGCGACTTTTAA